A section of the Rhipicephalus sanguineus isolate Rsan-2018 chromosome 11, BIME_Rsan_1.4, whole genome shotgun sequence genome encodes:
- the LOC119373659 gene encoding protein sprint, translated as MVSPMTPVFTESPEAVVPLYEEPPGSLDERRGSSTSSTDDVHCSMTLLERLIRTSSIWFLPDVGRTGAVHYLQGKAVGNFIVRQSSKKGTLALSVRLPVDAGPYIEHYLIEATAEAKHCLEGSENHFASIPVLVNHYCQCCDELPVQLCLPTVLLEATTRQELSALSLLGQELWVSSLLKSAPSSAGSSTSCASSQVSPNPDHNANIHVSSFKKSLPVNSVVTTPPVAATRPNFLALHSSTADTGELATQVADPPSPPTQSEVALMSEVAGRSAFYVGVDSTQSAAPSKAPPSKAVPDKAASVKSVPDKSASIKSASVKPSPVKSASVKPAPSKTKPPTPVEEEKPRCLMKPSPRRRRKLPESSPETYYSSSLADKISDYEDIWGTANGRGGDSPAPVLSTFKPEGLVCQATQTELHGGSMPEGIDAAAQTRNLSRSMPGMVNDKTQPGQFTSPFYSEPVDSLFLVVSALEPLQIDELSPSASARRERPLMRHSEPNVHSLRSSTHRSSDLTTTFDETNSCSSDHLLAVSAPALRGSSDDGPPSRCGRSWSVDPSWKWLVSSDDEDNGSTIGDLKFPVEDVDDSDAGGLEENVSTVEEIIGISVPDLRVPPVPALTEGNVLRASRYDNLDAVSVAESAATDGSSKHNHGEDDALTEFCEPWDSLRWERLLRLVESSPDAPESKAEESKVSVDSLETASAVSGEDLLLSECPTLALEHKRSSGFQEHLDMLMASRKLGGLYKRDSTVGADVKSYIFKLVQERNTTFAMTIENFIQCTRESSETSPAVVMRNIRQFMNGMKNYLLKHGEGQFEQLVQEEQSKLKPDEFMNIDAIIEVSLHRLVIKPLRRYLYQLFVKQYTQSGALKLLSDSMKYARTKTAQELGIKSDFEPPRAVTLELVQHFLVKLQKAYSPLRKLENLLSAISVIYSSVQRDRKSQPEGESFSLGADDFLPIFLHVLVQCGMVSAEVEADYMWGLLHPSLLTGEGGYYLTTLSSAVHVLKSLRDGEDEPSSTATTTAAADSETTPLQPTQGSSSKEASAQPPMFRYPRMADLQGFMQIVIPDELSGSIVAKTLPVLPHMTAKEVRKMIAHKFRVTNPEDYGLFKLVKGEETQLTDNDCPQAIKADLLASGVDCRFAYKRYDVKFVWPFSDKPA; from the exons ATGGTCTCTCCCATGACACCAGTGTTCACAG AGTCTCCGGAGGCTGTGGTGCCCCTGTACGAGGAGCCGCCTGGGAGCCTCGACGAACGGAGG GGTTCTTCAACCAGCAGCACGGATGATGTGCATTGTTCTATGACCCTCTTGGAGCGTCTCATTCGCACCAGCAGCATCTGGTTTCTGCCAGACGTGGGGCGCACAGGTGCCGTGCACTACTTGCAAGGCAAAGCAGTTGGG AACTTTATAGTACGGCAGTCGAGCAAAAAAGGCACCCTAGCCCTGTCTGTGCGGCTACCTGTTGATGCTGGGCCGTACATCGAGCACTACCTCATTGAAGCCACAGCCGAGGCCAAGCACTGCCTGGAAGGGTCCGAGAACCATTTCGCCTCAATACCCGTGCTGGTCAATCACTACTGCCAGTGCTG tgaCGAACTGCCTGTACAGCTGTGCCTGCCAACGGTTTTACTTGAGGCGACCACAAGGCAGGAGCTGTCTGCCCTGTCACTTTTGGGCCAAG AGTTGTGGGTGTCAAGCTTGCTCAAGTCGGCTCCGTCAAGCGCGGGGTCCAGCACGTCGTGCGCCTCCTCTCAGGTGTCTCCCAATCCAGACCACAACGCCAACATCCACGTGTCGAGCTTCAAGAAGAGCTTGCCTGTTAACTCCGTCGTCACCACCCCTCCAGTGGCGGCCACGAGGCCAAACTTTCTCGCGCTTCACAGTTCCACAGCCGACACCGGCGAATTAGCAACTCAGGTTGCCGATCCCCCTTCCCCACCCACGCAGAGTGAGGTCGCCCTCATGTCCGAAGTGGCTGGCAGGTCAGCGTTCTACGTAGGTGTGGACTCAACCCAAAGTGCCGCACCTAGTAAGGCACCACCCAGCAAAGCCGTGCCTGACAAGGCGGCATCTGTCAAGTCAGTGCCTGACAAGTCCGCATCCATCAAGTCAGCATCTGTCAAGCCGTCACCCGTCAAGTCAGCATCCGTCAAGCCTGCACCCAGTAAGACCAAGCCGCCTACTCCGGTGGAGGAGGAAAAGCCCCGGTGTCTTATGAAACCGTCCCCGCGCAGGCGACGAAAACTCCCAGAGTCGTCGCCTGAAACCTACTACTCGAGTAGTCTTGCCGACAAAATTAGCGACTATGAGGACATCTGGGGCACGGCCAACGGACGCGGCGGCGACAGTCCCGCTCCCGTACTCTCCACATTCAAGCCGGAAGGCCTCGTGTGCCAGGCGACACAGACAGAGCTGCATGGTGGATCCATGCCCGAGGGAATTGATGCTGCCGCGCAGACGCGGAACTTGTCTCGTTCCATGCCCGGCATGGTTAACGATAAAACCCAGCCGGGCCAGTTTACCAGCCCCTTCTACAGTGAACCGGTGGACTCTCTGTTCCTCGTGGTGTCTGCACTCGAACCGCTGCAGATCGACGAGCTGTCACCGTCTGCGTCGGCGCGCCGGGAACGACCCCTGATGAGGCATTCAGAACCTAACGTTCACTCTCTACGAAGCAGTACCCATCGTTCTTCGGACCTGACGACTACGTTCGACGAAACGAACTCATGCTCTTCGGACCACTTGCTGGCAGTGTCTGCGCCGGCTTTGCGTGGTAGCTCGGACGATGGCCCTCCGAGCCGATGTGGTCGGTCCTGGTCGGTAGACCCCTCGTGGAAGTGGCTTGTTTCGAGCGACGACGAGGATAATGGCAGCACCATCGGGGACCTCAAGTTCCCTGTCGAGGATGTTGATGACTCCGACGCCGGTGGACTCGAGGAAAACGTGTCTACGGTAGAAGAGATCATTGGCATCTCTGTGCCGGACTTGAGAGTGCCTCCAGTCCCTGCGTTGACGGAAGGCAACGTGCTGAGAGCATCGCGTTACGACAACCTCGATGCAGTGTCGGTAGCTGAGAGTGCAGCTACcgatggcagcagcaagcacaaccACGGCGAAGACGACGCATTAACCGAGTTCTGTGAGCCCTGGGACAGCCTGCGGTGGGAAAGGCTTCTGCGATTGGTGGAGTCTTCTCCGGATGCCCCAGAAAGCAAG GCGGAAGAGTCAAAGGTGTCCGTTGACTCTTTGGAGACGGCATCGGCAGTCAGCGGCGAGGACTTGCTTCTTTCGGAGTGTCCGACCCTGGCATTGGAGCACAAGCGGTCAAGCGGTTTTCAGGAGCACCTGGACATGCTCATGG CTTCGAGGAAGTTGGGAGGGCTGTACAAAAGGGACTCCACAGTGGGTGCCGATGTTAAGAGCTATATATTCAA ATTGGTGCAAGAGAGGAACACAACGTTTGCCATGACGATAGAAAACTTCATCCAGTGCACACGTGAGAGCAGTGAAACATCTCCTGCTGTGGTCATGAGAAAT ATCCGGCAGTTCATGAATGGTATGAAGAACTACCTGCTCAAGCATGGAGAAGGCCAGTTTGAACAACTGGTACAAGAAGAACAGTCCAAG CTGAAGCCTGATGAGTTCATGAACATTGATGCAATCATTGAAGTGTCACTGCATCGCTTGGTCATCAAGCCTCTGCGGCGCTACCTGTACCAGCTTTTTGTCAAGCAATACACACA GTCTGGTGCTTTGAAGCTGCTTTCTGATAGCATGAAGTATGCCCGTACCAAGACAGCCCAGGAGCTTGGAATAAAG AGTGACTTTGAGCCGCCACGGGCCGTCACGCTGGAGCTCGTTCAACATTTCCTGGTCAAGTTGCAGAAGGCCTACTCGCCTTTGAGGAAGCTGGAGAACCTGCTGTCAGCCATATCCGTCATATACAGCAGC GTGCAGAGGGACCGCAAGTCGCAACCTGAGGGCGAGTCTTTTTCATTGGGTGCTGATG ATTTCCTGCCCATCTTTCTGCACGTGCTGGTGCAATGCGGCATGGTGTCAGCCGAGGTGGAGGCCGACTACATGTGGGGGCTGCTGCACCCTTCTCTGCTCACCGGTGAGGGAGGCTATTACCTCACCACCTTGAGCAGCGCTGTGCACGTCCTAAAGTCCTTGAGAGATGGTGAGGACGAGCCTTCTtccactgctactactactgctgctgctgattcgGAGACTACACCTCTGCAGCCTACCCAGGGTTCTTCCAGCAAG GAGGCCTCTGCCCAGCCGCCGATGTTTCGCTACCCTCGAATGGCTGACCTCCAAGGCTTCATGCAAATTGTCATCCCAGACGAACTCAGCGGCAGCATCGTGGCAAAGACACTGCCCGTGCTGCCCCACATGACTGCCAAGGAAGTCC GCAAGATGATCGCACACAAGTTCAGGGTCACAAATCCCGAGGATTATGGCCTATTCAAGCTAGTCAAAGGAGAAG